One segment of Metallosphaera cuprina Ar-4 DNA contains the following:
- a CDS encoding sulfite oxidase-like oxidoreductase produces MENQAQLPSGQRAVKRFIYYAALGVPEVDLNDYRFKVSGLVEREMSYDYKDLISMINVDYKRDFHCVTGWSVLNVDWKGIRLSTLLSRSVPKPEAKWVLFYSLDGYTTTVPLEEVKREDSILVLYMNGKPLTLEQGFPARPFFPTLYGWKSAKWVTSMELIKDYVDGYWEERGYHERGDVWQEERFKGLWGRHSKKRPIL; encoded by the coding sequence ATGGAAAATCAAGCTCAGTTACCATCAGGTCAAAGGGCCGTCAAGAGGTTCATCTATTATGCGGCGCTGGGAGTGCCCGAAGTGGACTTAAACGACTACAGGTTCAAAGTGTCGGGATTAGTAGAGAGGGAAATGAGTTACGATTATAAAGATCTCATTTCAATGATTAACGTTGATTACAAAAGGGACTTCCATTGCGTAACTGGCTGGAGCGTACTAAACGTGGACTGGAAAGGGATAAGGCTCTCCACGCTACTGAGCAGGAGCGTTCCTAAACCGGAAGCGAAATGGGTGTTATTCTACTCTCTTGACGGATACACGACTACAGTACCCTTAGAGGAGGTGAAAAGAGAGGATTCCATTCTAGTTCTATATATGAATGGAAAACCACTAACTTTGGAACAGGGATTTCCAGCTAGACCGTTCTTTCCCACACTGTATGGTTGGAAGAGCGCCAAGTGGGTAACCTCAATGGAGCTCATAAAGGATTACGTTGATGGTTATTGGGAGGAGAGAGGCTATCACGAAAGGGGAGACGTTTGGCAAGAGGAGAGATTTAAGGGATTGTGGGGAAGGCATTCAAAAAAGAGACCAATCTTATAG